The Blastocatellia bacterium genome has a segment encoding these proteins:
- a CDS encoding M1 family aminopeptidase, translating into MSPGWIVKIAGRILFRHGLALLLVFFVCGALWNPRAPSQSSDLGQGHCDDPLFLELRRLTPATASVPIHGVKLRRDVATLAFEEGTFYFLTPIRGRVVGAVFIGQGVFRLTPPVETERRFLRHLTQSEELIEPFTQAILYFTDKTYEELKAQVEMSDAPPPRSVRDVFKEHQQVVRRELKQSVELRLLADLYTPSRPGFFTAFLKGKNLPRLAFGVDPLGFAPSLPSPEEVGVASYDETTKGIWSLFHRQEEYAAGTASMDEDHREYDITHYTIDATIGRNERLTARADVTLVPRQAGLRVIRMILFPALRVNEVRDGHGATLPYIQTDEEEGGAFAIVLPEAVRKDEPLRFIISYSGRGAIQQSGTGTYLLLPEARSTWYPNNWQVEFGDRATFDLTIRAPRGETVVATGTLVRREREGDYDVSVWRSEHPVVVAGFNYGTFKVREQDDHGFRIEVYTNTSEPDEVKQIRLLAERLEQQGVRLPLTLGTLTTTGLAERSLIEAINSIRIFNAYFGSNPYGRVALSQQPAAFFGQSWPMLIYLPYTAFLDGTQRRSLGLPVRFSEFTDVVGPHEIAHQWWGHLIVWKTYRDQWLSEGFSDFSASLYLQLAYDRDPATRLNRYLKFWQSQREVITEKALLGVMRASLSPNGVGPLSLGVRLNTGRTSGAYERLAYAKGAFVLHMLRMMMNNPRASTGLGDDRFIAMMKDFVRRYMHKAASTEDFQRVVEAHMTPDMDLDGNGRMDWFFHQWVHGTDIPHYTLEYKIERREGKIILTVKITQSNVSDRFKMLVPLYADFGKGRILRLGVARLTGNSSTETQLTLPQLPERVLLNAAEDVLSTQRIIRRD; encoded by the coding sequence ATGTCACCGGGGTGGATTGTGAAGATTGCGGGAAGGATTCTCTTTCGCCATGGGCTCGCGCTGCTCCTGGTCTTTTTCGTCTGTGGGGCATTGTGGAACCCGCGCGCCCCAAGCCAGTCCTCCGATCTCGGCCAGGGGCATTGTGACGACCCTCTTTTTCTCGAGCTGCGTCGCCTCACTCCCGCGACGGCCAGCGTCCCGATACATGGCGTAAAGCTTCGACGAGATGTTGCCACCCTCGCTTTTGAAGAAGGAACGTTTTACTTCCTCACACCGATTCGCGGCCGGGTCGTGGGAGCCGTCTTTATCGGCCAGGGGGTCTTTCGCCTCACGCCGCCGGTTGAAACCGAGAGGCGATTTCTCCGCCATCTCACTCAGTCCGAGGAGCTGATCGAGCCGTTCACTCAGGCGATTCTCTATTTCACCGACAAAACCTATGAGGAGCTGAAGGCGCAGGTGGAGATGAGCGATGCACCGCCGCCCCGTTCGGTGCGCGACGTTTTCAAGGAGCATCAACAGGTTGTTCGTCGGGAGCTGAAACAATCGGTCGAACTGCGACTCCTGGCCGATCTCTACACCCCGTCGCGTCCGGGTTTTTTCACGGCCTTTCTCAAAGGGAAGAACCTCCCCCGGCTCGCCTTCGGCGTTGATCCTCTGGGATTCGCCCCCTCGTTGCCGAGTCCCGAAGAGGTGGGAGTGGCCAGTTATGATGAGACGACCAAAGGAATTTGGTCGCTCTTTCATCGCCAGGAAGAATACGCGGCGGGGACCGCCTCGATGGACGAAGATCACCGGGAATACGACATCACCCACTATACGATTGATGCGACGATTGGCCGCAATGAGCGTCTGACGGCGCGAGCGGATGTGACGCTCGTCCCGCGTCAGGCGGGTTTGCGCGTGATCCGAATGATTCTTTTTCCCGCGCTACGCGTCAACGAGGTCAGGGACGGCCATGGTGCTACCCTCCCGTACATCCAAACGGACGAGGAGGAAGGAGGGGCCTTCGCGATCGTTTTACCGGAAGCGGTCCGCAAGGATGAACCCCTTCGATTCATCATCTCCTATAGCGGGCGGGGAGCGATTCAGCAGAGTGGGACGGGCACCTACCTGTTGCTGCCCGAGGCGCGATCCACCTGGTATCCCAATAACTGGCAGGTTGAGTTTGGTGATCGCGCCACGTTTGATCTCACCATTAGAGCGCCTCGGGGCGAAACCGTGGTGGCGACCGGAACTCTCGTCCGCCGGGAGCGCGAGGGAGACTATGACGTTTCTGTCTGGAGGTCGGAACATCCCGTCGTGGTCGCCGGGTTTAACTACGGGACCTTCAAGGTCCGCGAGCAGGATGATCACGGATTCCGAATCGAAGTTTACACCAATACATCCGAACCCGATGAGGTGAAGCAGATTCGACTTCTGGCCGAGCGGCTTGAGCAGCAGGGCGTCCGCCTTCCTCTCACACTGGGGACGCTCACGACCACGGGACTGGCGGAGCGTTCGCTGATCGAAGCGATCAACTCGATTCGCATCTTCAACGCCTATTTTGGGAGCAATCCCTACGGGCGCGTGGCGCTGTCACAGCAGCCGGCGGCCTTTTTCGGCCAAAGCTGGCCGATGCTCATCTATCTGCCATACACCGCGTTTCTCGATGGAACGCAGCGACGGTCTCTCGGTCTCCCGGTGCGCTTCTCCGAGTTCACCGATGTCGTCGGCCCCCACGAAATCGCCCATCAATGGTGGGGACATCTGATCGTCTGGAAGACCTATCGCGACCAGTGGCTGTCGGAAGGGTTCTCGGATTTTTCCGCATCGCTCTATCTTCAGTTGGCCTACGATCGCGATCCCGCCACGCGGTTGAACCGCTATCTGAAGTTCTGGCAGAGTCAACGGGAAGTGATAACGGAGAAAGCCCTGCTCGGCGTCATGCGGGCATCCCTTTCCCCCAATGGCGTGGGACCGCTTTCGCTTGGTGTGCGGTTGAACACGGGACGCACGTCGGGCGCCTACGAACGCCTGGCCTACGCCAAAGGGGCTTTCGTCCTCCACATGTTGCGGATGATGATGAATAATCCCCGCGCTTCCACCGGCCTCGGCGATGACCGCTTCATCGCCATGATGAAGGATTTCGTTCGCCGTTACATGCACAAGGCCGCGTCCACCGAGGACTTCCAGCGCGTCGTCGAAGCCCACATGACGCCGGACATGGACCTCGACGGCAACGGGCGCATGGACTGGTTTTTCCATCAATGGGTTCATGGCACGGACATCCCTCATTACACGCTGGAGTATAAGATCGAGCGGCGCGAGGGTAAAATCATCCTCACCGTCAAGATCACGCAGAGCAACGTATCGGATCGTTTCAAA